A region of Salvelinus alpinus chromosome 6, SLU_Salpinus.1, whole genome shotgun sequence DNA encodes the following proteins:
- the LOC139579123 gene encoding FHF complex subunit HOOK-interacting protein 1A-like, translating to MMMASMVANGNRDGRQGEALVLKGVDPETCMIVFKNHWAQVVKILEKHDPLRSNTSSNMAALGVIGLSSGGPMRFGGPIPGDEASAVQNYVEHMLFLLMEEDAGQAGAMGPILEFVVMENVMERLFLWSLRRQFTDEMKLEQLKMYEMIVGQARQPLLHHKPVLRPLMMLLSSCSGTAGPEVEAELVSLLNQLCCVLAKDQSVLELFFHTSEDQGAANFLIFSLLIPFIHREGLVGQQARDALLLIMSLSAENQRVAQHIAENTYFCPVLATGLSGLYSSLPTKLEVPSEEWHCLHREDWLHMPTLVQFLNSLEFCNAVIQVAHPSIRDQLVSYIYNGFLVPVLAPALHKLTLEEVMTTTAYLDLFVRSVSEPVLLQTFLSFILLHRHENVHILDTLVSRINTPFQLGTVSLALFQTLIGLYCEDVMLQLILRYLIPCNHMMLSQRRVVKERDFYSVSAAKILALTPSCCSPEHSPPPLRQLDSILWSKGTDNSPNTGTMETVDTFLEEDGSSYSCVIGSEIYLDVNYLHYLYNARLGISSCTRACQVWSAPYDGEAPPPEEYQPSALEEAGARGRQAQTVNPKRSHPHPRPRAPCPPQTTDPAPTNQLELEWDDSYDAGPVVSPEAAESSRPPQPTAAEPPKHIQEMRRTAIMLVKGSYIEESDFQDDVMVYDLVAKKDARDTVDRRRPSRETLPESEESEMDSEFNLEEDHFKESSLQEKDEVSLSNGLSLPLHPTNMEVNSSEVTKGSKEVKAHVADHNSNLQSPSATEVGDDLMDQYEELIRTLGSDEAGTGGSRPVKTVDKEFRNPVVTPMEEDEVDFSSFSMDTPELEKQHSSLFDTKLRSGSTRSHSVPFTGPFVSVLLSRLENMLDNSLHVNLLLTGILAQLAAYPQPLLQSFLLNTNMVFQPSVRSLYQVLASLKNQIEQQASTKKDFPELITFAQHCLLARESSVKGQDTNSRECSPLEAGRKMKSSPPPQPKTISLARTEVFATVLFTEFLKELAAIAQEHSILSHVPMEE from the exons ATGATGATGGCCTCCATGGTTGCCAACGGAAACAGGGATGGCAGACAGGGGGAGGCCCTGGTCCTGAAAGGGGTGGACCCAGAGACCTGCATGATCGTGTTCAAGAACCACTGGGCACAG GTGGTAAAGATCCTGGAGAAGCATGATCCTCTCCGCAGCAACACCAGCAGCAACATGGCTGCCCTTGGTGTCATCGGCCTCTCCAGCGGCGGCCCCATGCGTTTCGGCGGGCCCATCCCGGGGGACGAGGCCAGCGCGGTGCAGAACTACGTGGAACACATGCTGTTCCTGCTCATGGAGGAGGACGCCGGCCAGGCGGGAGCCATGGGACCCATCCTGGAGTTTGTGGTGATGGAGAACGTCATGGAGAGGCTCTTCCTGTGGAGCCTGAGGCGACAGTTTACTGATGAAATGAAACTGGAGCAGCTCAAG ATGTACGAGATGATTGTGGGCCAGGCGCGGCAGCCCTTACTGCACCACAAACCTGTGTTACGACCCTTAATGATGCTCCTGTCGTCGTGCTCGGGGACAGCTGGCCCGGAGGTGGAGGCTGAGCTGGTGTCATTACTCAACCAACTGTGCTGTGTCCTGGCCAAGGACCAGTCTGTTCTGGAGCTCTTCTTCCATACCAG CGAGGACCAGGGGGCGGCCAACTTCCTGATCTTCTCCCTGCTGATCCCCTTCATCCACCGGGAGGGCCTGGTGGGCCAGCAGGCCCGGGACGCCCTGCTCCTCATCATGTCACTGTCTGCAGAGAACCAGCGCGTGGCCCAGCACATCGCAGAGAACACCTACTTTTGTCCG gTGCTGGCCACGGGGCTGAGCGGTCTCTACTCGTCTCTGCCCACCAAGCTGGAGGTGCCCAGTGAGGAGTGGCACTGCCTCCACAGAGAGGACTGGCTACATATGCCCACCCTGGTCCAGTTCCTCAACTCACTGGAGTTCTGCAATGCAGTCATTCAGGTGGCTCACCCCAGCATCAGGGACCAGCTGGTCAGCTACATCTACAATGGCTTTCTGGTGCCTGTGTTGGCACCGGCCCTCCACAAG cTGACCCTGGAGGAGGTGATGACTACCACGGCCTATCTGGACCTGTTTGTGCGGTCGGTGTCAGAGCCGGTCCTGCTGCAGAccttcctctccttcatcctcctcCACCGCCACGAGAACGTCCACATCCTGGACACGCTGGTCAGCCGCATCAACACACCCTTCCAG CTGGGTACTGTGTCTCTGGCGCTGTTCCAGACTCTCATTGGACTGTACTGTGAGGATGTGATGCTGCAGCTCATCTTGAG GTACCTGATCCCCTGTAATCACATGATGCTGAGCCAGAGACgcgtggtgaaggagagagatttCTACTCTGTGTCGGCCGCTAAGATCCTGGCGCTCACACCCTCCTGCTGCTCCCCCGAACACAGCCCCCCACCCCTCAGACAGCTGGACTCCATCCTCTGGTCAAAGGGTACAGACAACAGTCCTAACACTGGCACCATGG AGACCGTGGATACCTTTTTGGAGGAGGATGGCTCGAGTTACTCCTGCGTCATCGGCTCTGAGATCTACTTGGACGTCAACTACCTGCACTACCTTTACAACGCCCGCCTGGGCATCAGCAGCTGCACCCGGGCCTGCCAGGTGTGGTCGGCCCCCTATGATGGAGAGGCCCCCCCTCCAGAGGAGTACCAACCCAGTGCCCTGGAGGAGGCTGGGGCCAGGGGACGCCAAGCCCAGACGGTCAACCCCAAGAGGTCACATCCACATCCACGGCCTCGTGCCCCCTGCCCGCCCCAGACCACAGACCCAGCCCCTACTAATCAACTAGAGCTGGAGTGGGACGATAGTTATGATGCCGGTCCGGTGGTGTCCCCCGAGGCTGCTGAGAGTAGTAGACCTCCACAGCCGACTGCAGCCGAGCCACCCAAACACATCCAGGAGATGAGGAGGACTGCCATCATGCTGGTTAAGGGTTCCTACATCGAGGAGTCCGACTTCCAGGATGATGTCATGGTCTACGACCTTGTGGCAAAGAAGGACGCCCGCGATACTGTGGATCGCCGCAGACCCAGCAGGGAGACACTACCGGAATCGGAGGAATCTGAAATGGACTCAGAATTTAACCTTGAGGAGGACCATTTCAAAGAATCCAGTCTGCAGGAGAAGGATGAGGTCTCCCTCAGCAATGGCCTGAGTCTTCCCCTCCATCCCACCAACATGGAGGTCAACAGCTCGGAGGTCACAAAGGGGTCAAAGGAGGTCAAAGCTCATGTTGCGGACCACAACTCCAACCTACAGAGCCCCTCGGCTACTGAGGTGGGGGACGACCTCATGGATCAGTATGAGGAGCTGATTCGTACGCTGGGCAGCGACGAGGCCGGGACTGGGGGGAGCAGACCTGTGAAAACGGTGGACAAAGAGTTCCGGAATCCTGTTGTCACCCCCATGGAGGAGGACGAGGTGGACTTCAGCTCCTTCTCTATGGATACGCCAGAGCTGGAGAAGCAGCACTCGTCCCTGTTTGACACCAAGCTCCGCAGTGGGAGCACTAGGAGCCATTCGGTGCCTTTTACAG GGCCATTTGTCAGTGTGCTGTTGTCACGTCTGGAGAACATGCTGGATAACTCTCTCCATGTCAACCTCCTGCTGACTGGTATACTGGCCCAGCTGGCTGCCTACCCCCAGCCCCTGCTGCAATCCTTCCTCCTCAACACCAACATGGTGTTCCAGCCCAGCGTGCGCTCACTCTATCAG GTACTAGCCTCCCTTAAGAACCAGATAGAGCAGCAGGCCTCGACCAAGAAGGACTTCCCAGAGCTGATCACCTTCGCCCAGCACTGCCTTCTGGCCAGGGAGAGTTCAGTCAAGGGTCAAG ATACAAACAGCCGAGAATGTTCCCCCCTGGAGGCAGGAAGGAAGATGAAGAgctctcctcctccccagcccAAGACCATTTCCCTGGCCAGGACCGAGGTCTTTGCTACCGTCCTCTTCACGGAGTTCCTCAAAGAACTGGCGGCCATTGCGCAGGAGCACTCGATACTATCGCACGTCCCTATGGAGGAATAA